The following proteins come from a genomic window of Sphingosinicella flava:
- a CDS encoding sensor histidine kinase yields the protein MTDSRPRWQRRIAVFYRRTRLVPIFEILTLVALVAMLAVTYFVTSGGASDDLLSPPLVASLLVANLVPATALMVLVARRLAKGRAARSPVGGRGRLHVRLVALFSVIATVPTLMVVIFASLLFQSGFQFWFSDKARTILENADNVAQVYSAENKDRIFRDVQAASGDVVGAINQYGLDTVEFGDYLLYQAVVRDLSEMAVVTVSSAGELQLRAFVNLDDRPLERRIPPETLSQLRKGGVRVVNNDVGDRVEAVVRLDPEQEVYLYISRFVNQKAIKQIDEARSAASDYQETLARSRTLQVRFNILLFLISLLIVALTIWIALALADRLVRPVGQLVNAARRVAGGDLSTRVPSDAAGDELGTLGNAFNRMTRRLEEQTRDLVSANSQLESRRALIEAVLSGVTAGVISVDTDRKVRLINSSAEALLKAPVGAAVGQRLSELAPELDAQLDSEHREDIVQLASGGELRTLAVKRVRVEGGHVITFDDITEQLLDQRRAAWSDVARRIAHEIKNPLTPIQLAAERLQRRYGSEVTSDDGTFERLTSTIVRQVSDLRRMVDEFSSFARMPKPVFHAEPVADIARHALFLHEVAHPDIDFAFHAPDPSPILVCDRRQLGQALTNIVKNGVEAIQQKREDGDTSAQSVAMTISEIAGQLHIVVEDSGVGLPTERSTITEPYVTTRVKGTGLGLAIVKKIVEEHYGSIEFEDVDTGGTRVRLVFDMATLAGMNTVHSEEAVNN from the coding sequence ATGACCGATTCCAGGCCCCGGTGGCAGCGGCGTATCGCCGTCTTCTATCGGCGCACGCGATTGGTGCCGATTTTCGAAATCCTAACCTTGGTCGCATTGGTCGCGATGCTGGCCGTCACTTATTTCGTGACGAGTGGCGGCGCTTCGGACGACTTGCTGTCTCCACCGTTGGTCGCATCCCTCCTGGTCGCGAATCTCGTTCCAGCCACGGCGCTGATGGTGCTGGTGGCGCGCCGGCTCGCAAAGGGCAGGGCGGCCCGCTCGCCGGTTGGCGGCCGCGGCCGGTTGCACGTCCGGCTTGTCGCGCTCTTCTCCGTGATCGCCACGGTTCCGACCCTGATGGTCGTGATCTTCGCCTCGCTCCTTTTCCAAAGCGGATTTCAATTCTGGTTTTCGGACAAGGCGCGAACGATCCTCGAAAATGCGGACAATGTCGCGCAGGTCTATTCTGCGGAGAACAAAGATCGCATCTTCCGTGACGTGCAGGCGGCGTCGGGTGATGTCGTGGGCGCCATCAATCAATATGGCCTGGATACCGTCGAGTTCGGGGATTACCTTCTTTATCAGGCCGTTGTCCGGGATTTGTCCGAGATGGCGGTCGTCACGGTGTCCAGTGCCGGCGAGCTGCAGTTGAGGGCGTTCGTCAACCTCGATGACCGTCCGCTGGAACGGCGCATACCGCCGGAAACCCTTTCCCAACTTCGCAAGGGCGGGGTTCGTGTCGTCAACAATGACGTGGGCGACCGGGTGGAAGCGGTGGTGCGGCTCGATCCCGAACAGGAAGTCTATCTTTATATCTCTCGCTTCGTGAACCAGAAAGCGATCAAGCAGATCGACGAGGCCCGTTCCGCGGCCAGTGATTACCAGGAGACATTGGCGCGGTCCCGTACCTTGCAGGTCCGCTTCAACATCCTGCTGTTCCTGATTTCCCTGCTGATCGTTGCCTTGACGATCTGGATCGCTCTCGCTCTTGCCGACAGGCTGGTCCGGCCGGTCGGGCAATTGGTCAATGCGGCGCGAAGGGTTGCGGGCGGCGATCTGTCGACCCGCGTCCCATCCGACGCCGCCGGAGACGAACTCGGAACGCTCGGTAACGCCTTCAACCGCATGACGCGGCGCCTGGAGGAGCAGACACGCGACCTGGTGTCGGCGAACAGTCAATTGGAAAGCCGCCGGGCGCTCATCGAAGCGGTGTTGTCGGGCGTGACCGCAGGCGTCATCTCGGTCGATACGGACCGCAAGGTGCGGCTTATCAACAGCTCGGCCGAGGCATTGTTGAAGGCCCCCGTGGGCGCCGCGGTCGGCCAGCGGCTCTCGGAATTGGCGCCCGAGCTCGACGCGCAGCTTGACAGCGAGCATCGTGAGGACATCGTCCAGCTCGCTTCCGGCGGGGAGCTGCGTACGCTGGCTGTAAAGCGCGTCCGGGTCGAAGGCGGCCATGTCATCACTTTCGACGACATTACCGAACAATTGCTCGACCAGCGCCGCGCCGCCTGGTCCGACGTTGCCCGGCGCATCGCTCATGAGATCAAGAATCCGCTCACCCCAATCCAGCTCGCCGCCGAACGTTTGCAGCGGCGCTATGGCTCGGAAGTGACGTCGGATGACGGTACGTTCGAGCGCCTGACCAGCACCATTGTTCGTCAGGTGAGCGACCTGCGCCGCATGGTTGACGAATTCTCATCCTTCGCCCGCATGCCGAAGCCCGTCTTTCATGCGGAACCGGTTGCCGACATTGCTCGCCATGCGCTGTTCCTGCACGAAGTCGCGCATCCCGACATCGACTTCGCCTTCCATGCTCCGGACCCGTCTCCAATCCTCGTCTGCGACCGCCGTCAGCTTGGTCAGGCCCTTACGAATATCGTGAAGAATGGCGTGGAAGCCATTCAACAGAAACGGGAAGATGGAGACACCAGCGCACAGAGTGTCGCCATGACGATCAGTGAAATTGCGGGGCAGCTGCACATCGTCGTGGAAGATAGCGGCGTCGGCCTCCCAACCGAACGCAGCACGATTACCGAGCCTTATGTCACCACGCGCGTCAAGGGCACAGGGCTGGGGCTCGCGATCGTTAAGAAGATCGTCGAGGAGCATTACGGCAGCATCGAATTCGAGGATGTGGATACGGGCGGCACGCGTGTCCGGTTGGTCTTCGATATGGCTACCTTGGCCGGTATGAATACGGTACATTCAGAAGAAGCGGTAAATAACTAA
- the ntrX gene encoding nitrogen assimilation response regulator NtrX, protein MALDILVVDDERDIRELVAGVLEDEGYTTRGAASSSEALAALAERRPSLVLLDVWLHGSKLDGLQLLEEIKRRDPSLPVLMISGHGNLDTAVAAIRQGAADFIEKPFEAGHLLHLVARATETDRLRRENQELRAQIGQETELTGSSVAINTVRATLKRVAPTGSRVLITGPAGVGKEVAARLLHNWSMRAQGPFVVVSAARMTPERVEEELFGVEEGGELARPGLLEQAHGGTLFLDEIADMPLPAQAKILRVLTDQSFTRVGGQRVVKVDMRVVSSTARQLSDEIAEGRFREDLFYRLNVVPVHLPALAERREDIPELVNHFVARYAADQRLKTPTVSDDAMAALQAYDWPGNVRQIRNVVERTIILAPGARIGRIEIDMLPPEIISEQAQLNPNEAVKAIMGTPLREARETFEREYLRIQIRRFSGNISRTAVFIGMERSALHRKLKALGISDGKTETSE, encoded by the coding sequence ATGGCATTGGATATTCTTGTTGTCGACGACGAACGGGACATCCGTGAGCTTGTCGCGGGCGTCTTGGAGGATGAAGGCTATACGACCCGCGGCGCAGCCAGCAGCAGCGAAGCGCTGGCAGCCCTGGCCGAACGGCGCCCCTCGCTCGTCCTGCTGGATGTCTGGCTGCATGGGTCGAAGCTGGATGGCCTTCAGCTCCTCGAGGAGATCAAGCGCCGTGACCCGAGCCTGCCGGTGCTGATGATTTCGGGGCATGGCAATCTCGACACAGCCGTCGCCGCCATCCGTCAGGGCGCCGCGGATTTCATCGAGAAGCCGTTCGAGGCGGGTCACCTGCTGCATCTCGTCGCCCGCGCCACTGAAACCGATCGCTTGCGCCGCGAAAACCAGGAACTGCGCGCCCAGATCGGGCAGGAAACCGAGCTCACCGGATCGAGCGTTGCGATCAACACGGTTCGCGCCACGCTGAAGCGTGTAGCTCCCACGGGAAGCCGGGTACTCATCACCGGGCCGGCCGGGGTAGGGAAGGAGGTCGCGGCGCGACTGCTCCACAATTGGAGCATGCGGGCGCAAGGGCCGTTCGTCGTCGTCAGCGCCGCGCGCATGACTCCAGAACGCGTAGAAGAGGAGCTGTTCGGTGTCGAGGAGGGTGGTGAGCTGGCTCGACCCGGCCTGCTCGAACAGGCCCATGGCGGCACGCTGTTTCTCGATGAAATCGCCGATATGCCGCTGCCGGCTCAGGCGAAGATCCTGCGCGTCCTGACGGATCAGAGCTTCACGCGGGTCGGCGGCCAGCGCGTCGTAAAAGTCGACATGCGTGTCGTTTCTTCCACCGCGCGTCAGCTGTCGGACGAAATTGCGGAAGGCCGCTTCCGCGAGGATCTCTTCTATCGGCTGAACGTGGTGCCGGTTCATTTGCCCGCTCTGGCCGAGCGGCGTGAGGATATTCCGGAGCTCGTCAACCATTTCGTCGCCCGCTACGCGGCCGATCAGCGTTTGAAGACGCCCACCGTATCCGATGACGCCATGGCGGCGCTCCAGGCTTATGACTGGCCCGGCAACGTCCGGCAGATCCGCAACGTCGTCGAGCGTACGATCATCCTGGCACCCGGTGCACGGATCGGCCGCATCGAAATCGATATGCTGCCGCCGGAAATCATCAGCGAACAGGCCCAGCTCAACCCCAATGAAGCGGTGAAGGCGATCATGGGCACGCCGCTGAGAGAAGCGCGCGAGACGTTCGAACGCGAATATCTGCGTATCCAGATCCGGCGTTTTTCGGGCAATATTTCCCGCACCGCCGTGTTCATCGGCATGGAGCGCTCGGCACTACACCGGAAATTGAAGGCGCTCGGCATTTCAGACGGTAAGACCGAAACTTCGGAATAG
- the hfq gene encoding RNA chaperone Hfq, translating to MADKPNNLQDMFLNSLRRSKTPVTMFLVKGVKLQGIITWFDNFSVLLRRDGQAQLVYKHAISTIMPSQPMELEEITRPFIENAATKRPTQLQEVFLGAIRAADEPVTMFLVNGVMLQGQIAAFDLFCLLLQREGMAQLVYKHAISTVQPENPVSLMQAETQE from the coding sequence GTGGCCGATAAGCCCAACAATTTGCAGGATATGTTTCTGAACAGCCTGCGCCGCTCGAAAACGCCTGTAACGATGTTCCTCGTCAAGGGCGTGAAATTGCAGGGGATCATCACCTGGTTCGACAATTTTTCGGTTTTGCTGCGCCGCGATGGGCAGGCCCAGCTCGTCTACAAACATGCCATTTCCACCATCATGCCTTCGCAGCCGATGGAGTTGGAAGAGATTACGCGTCCCTTCATTGAGAACGCGGCGACGAAGCGGCCGACCCAGCTTCAGGAAGTGTTCCTGGGCGCGATCCGCGCCGCGGACGAACCAGTGACGATGTTCCTGGTGAACGGCGTCATGCTTCAAGGGCAGATCGCGGCTTTCGACCTGTTCTGCCTGCTCCTCCAGCGCGAGGGCATGGCACAGCTTGTCTACAAGCATGCCATCTCGACGGTTCAGCCCGAAAATCCAGTCAGCCTGATGCAGGCCGAAACGCAGGAGTAA